In Acinonyx jubatus isolate Ajub_Pintada_27869175 unplaced genomic scaffold, VMU_Ajub_asm_v1.0 scaffold_20, whole genome shotgun sequence, a single genomic region encodes these proteins:
- the SLC9A3 gene encoding sodium/hydrogen exchanger 3 isoform X1 — translation MSPRLHVPPGTAGMCQCCSPQRGPPGRQLPRGLPTLGSPSPSCSTMSISRVNSPHHFLLLCVRAAAHDKVPASGDGARNALIVVTVATQQPREWAQARFTTPWDAAHTLSAPKMSSEKIASLEFSHEGVKGFHLSHKVTSVVPESALLIVLGLVLGGIVWAADHIASFTLTPTVFFFYLLPPIVLDAGYFMPNRLFFGNLGTILLYAVVGTVWNAATTGLSLYGVFLSGLMGDLKVGLLDFLLFGSLIAAVDPVAVLAVFEEVHVNEVLFIIVFGESLLNDAVTVVLYNVFESFVTLGGDKVTGVDCVKGIVSFFVVSLGGTLVGVVFAFLLSLVTRFTKHVRIIEPGFVFVISYLSYLTSEMLSLSAILAITFCGICCQKYVKANISEQSATTVRYTMKMLASGAETIIFMFLGISAVNPRIWKWNTAFVLLTLVFISVYRAIGVVLQTWVLNRYRMVQLEIIDQVVMSYGGLRGAVAFALVVLLDEQKVKERNLFVSTTIIVVFFTVVFQGLTIKPLVQWLKVKRSQHREPKLNEKLHGRAFDHILSAIEDISGQIGHNYLRDKWSNFDRKFLSKILMRRSAQKSRDRILNVFHELNLKDAISYVAEGERRGSLAFIRSPSTDNMVNVDFSTPRPSTVEASVSYLLRENVSAVCLDMQSLEQRRRSIRDTEDMATHHTLQQYLYKPRQEYKHLYSRHELTPNEDEKQDKEIFHRTMRKRLESFKSAKLGINQNKKAAKLYKRERAQKRRNSSIPNGKLPMESPVHNFTIKEKDLELSDPEEAPDYGAEMGGGIEFLANVTQDTTATDSPSGIDNPVFSPDEDLSTLSRVPPWLSPGETVVPSQRARVQIPCSPGNFHRLAPFRLSSKSVDSFLQADAPEEQPRTTLPESTHM, via the exons ATGTCTCCACGGCTCCATGTGCCTCCGGGAACAGCTGGCATGTGTCAGTGCTGCTCTCCTCAGCGGGGCCCTCCCGGCCGGCAGCTGCCCCGTGGCCTTCCCACCTTGGGGAGCCCTTCACCCTCCTGCAGCACCATGTCCATATCAAGAGTCAATAGTCCCCACCATTTCCTGCTGCTCTGTGTCCGGGCAGCGGCCCATGACAAAGTCCCAGCCTCAGGGGACGGAGCTAGGAACGCCCTGATAGTGGTGACCGTGGCGACACAGCAGCCACGTGAGTGGGCACAGGCTCGGTTTACGACACCTTGGGACGCTGCCCACACATTATCTGCACCAAAGATGTCCTCAGAGAAAATAGCCTCGCTGGAATTTTCACACGAAGGGGTAAAAG gcTTCCACCTGTCACACAAGGTCACCAGCGTCGTCCCCGAGAGTGCACTGCTCATCGTGCTGGGCCTGGTGCTGGGCGGCATCGTCTGGGCGGCCGACCACATCGCCTCCTTCACACTCACCCCCACTGTCTTCTTCTTCTACCTGCTGCCCCCCATCGTGCTGGACGCCGGCTACTTCATGCCCAACCGGCTCTTCTTTGGCAACCTGGGCACCATCCTCCTGTACGCTGTCGTGGGCACCGTGTGGAATGCGGCCACCACCGGGCTGTCCCTCTACGGCGTCTTCCTCAGCGGCCTGATGG GAGACCTGAAGGTCGGGCTGCTGGATTTCCTCCTGTTCGGGAGCCTGATAGCCGCCGTGGACCCAGTGGCCGTCCTGGCTGTGTTCGAGGAGGTGCACGTCAACGAGGTCCTATTCATCATCGTCTTTGGGGAGTCACTGCTGAACGACGCCGTCACTGTG gTCCTCTACAATGTGTTCGAATCTTTCGTGACGCTGGGTGGTGACAAGGTGACTGGCGTGGATTGCGTGAAAGGCATAG TGTCCTTCTTCGTGGTGAGCCTGGGGGGCACGCTTGTGGGGGTCGTCTTCGCCTTCCTGCTGTCGCTGGTGACCCGCTTCACCAAGCACGTGCGCATCATCGAGCCTGGCTTCGTCTTCGTCATCTCCTACCTGTCCTACCTCACCTCCGAGATGCTGTCACTGTCGGCCATCCTGGC CATCACCTTCTGCGGCATCTGCTGTCAGAAGTACGTGAAGGCCAACATCTCGGAACAGTCAGCCACCACCGTGCGCTACACCATGAAGATGCTGGCCAGTGGGGCAGAGACCATCATCTTCATGTTCCTGGGCATCTCAGCCGTGAACCCCCGCATCTGGAAGTGGAACACGGCCTTTGTGCTCCTGACACTGGTCTTCATCTCCGTGTACCGGGCCATTG GTGTGGTCCTGCAGACCTGGGTCCTGAACCGGTACCGGATGGTGCAGCTGGAAATCATAGACCAGGTGGTCATGTCCTACGGCGGCCTGCGAGGGGCCGTGGCCTTCGCTCTGGTCGTCCTTCTGGACGAGCAGAAGGTGAAGGAGCGGAACCTCTTCGTCAGCACCACCATCATCGTGGTCTTCTTCACGGTCGTCTTCCAG GGCCTGACCATCAAGCCCCTGGTGCAGTGGCTGAAGGTGAAAAGGAGCCAGCACCGGGAGCCCAAACTCAATGAGAAGCTGCATGGCCGG GCTTTCGACCACATCCTCTCTGCCATCGAGGACATATCAGGGCAAATTGGACACAACTATCTCAGAGATAA GTGGTCCAATTTCGATAGGAAATTCCTTAGCAAAATCCTTATGAGAAGGTCGGCACAGAAGTCACGAGATCGGATTCTGAATGTTTTCCACGAACTCAACTTGAAAGATGCCATTAGCTATGTGGCTGAG GGAGAACGCCGTGGGTCCCTGGCCTTCATCCGCTCCCCCAGCACTGACAACATGGTCAACGTGGACTTCAGCACACCGCGGCCCTCAACTGTGGAGGCCTCTGTCTCCTATCTCCT GAGGGAGAACGTCAGTGCCGTGTGCCTGGATATGCAGTCCCtagagcagagaaggaggagcaTCCGTGACACAGAGGACATGGCCACTCACCACACGCTGCAGCAGTACCTGTACAAGCCCCGGCAAGAG tacaAGCATCTCTACAGTCGGCACGAGCTAACTCCGAACGAAGACGAGAAGCAGGACAAGGAGATCTTCCACAGGACCATGAGGAAGCGCCTGGAATCCTTCAAGTCGGCCAAGCTTGGGATCAATCAGAACAAGAAGGCAGCGAAGCTGTACAAGAGGGAACGTGCCCAGAAGCGG aGAAATAGCAGCATTCCCAATGGGAAACTGCCCATGGAGAGCCCCGTGCACAATTTCACCATTAAGGAGAAAG ATTTGGAACTTTCAGACCCAGAGGAGGCCCCGGACTACGGTGCTGAAATGGGTGGAGGGATCGAGTTCCTGGCAAACGTCACACAGGACACCACGGCGACAGACTCCCCCTCAG GGATTGACAACCCCGTGTTCTCCCCGGATGAGGACCTGAGCACCCTCTCCAGGGTGCCACCCTGGCTGTCACCAGGGGAGACTGTGGTGCCCTCCCAGAGGGCCCGTGTGCAGATACCCTGCTCGCCGGGCAACTTCCACCGCCTGGCACCCTTCCGCCTCAGCAGCAAGTCCGTGGACTCCTTTCTGCAGGCCGATGCCCCCGAGGAGCAGCCCCGCACGACCCTCCCTGAGTCCACGCACAT GTGA
- the SLC9A3 gene encoding sodium/hydrogen exchanger 3 isoform X2, with translation MSGRGVPGPRCGLLLALLLALGALPRVRGVEEQSGGASQGFQVVSFKWHHVKDPYIIALWILVASLAKIGFHLSHKVTSVVPESALLIVLGLVLGGIVWAADHIASFTLTPTVFFFYLLPPIVLDAGYFMPNRLFFGNLGTILLYAVVGTVWNAATTGLSLYGVFLSGLMGDLKVGLLDFLLFGSLIAAVDPVAVLAVFEEVHVNEVLFIIVFGESLLNDAVTVVLYNVFESFVTLGGDKVTGVDCVKGIVSFFVVSLGGTLVGVVFAFLLSLVTRFTKHVRIIEPGFVFVISYLSYLTSEMLSLSAILAITFCGICCQKYVKANISEQSATTVRYTMKMLASGAETIIFMFLGISAVNPRIWKWNTAFVLLTLVFISVYRAIGVVLQTWVLNRYRMVQLEIIDQVVMSYGGLRGAVAFALVVLLDEQKVKERNLFVSTTIIVVFFTVVFQGLTIKPLVQWLKVKRSQHREPKLNEKLHGRAFDHILSAIEDISGQIGHNYLRDKWSNFDRKFLSKILMRRSAQKSRDRILNVFHELNLKDAISYVAEGERRGSLAFIRSPSTDNMVNVDFSTPRPSTVEASVSYLLRENVSAVCLDMQSLEQRRRSIRDTEDMATHHTLQQYLYKPRQEYKHLYSRHELTPNEDEKQDKEIFHRTMRKRLESFKSAKLGINQNKKAAKLYKRERAQKRRNSSIPNGKLPMESPVHNFTIKEKDLELSDPEEAPDYGAEMGGGIEFLANVTQDTTATDSPSGIDNPVFSPDEDLSTLSRVPPWLSPGETVVPSQRARVQIPCSPGNFHRLAPFRLSSKSVDSFLQADAPEEQPRTTLPESTHM, from the exons gcTTCCACCTGTCACACAAGGTCACCAGCGTCGTCCCCGAGAGTGCACTGCTCATCGTGCTGGGCCTGGTGCTGGGCGGCATCGTCTGGGCGGCCGACCACATCGCCTCCTTCACACTCACCCCCACTGTCTTCTTCTTCTACCTGCTGCCCCCCATCGTGCTGGACGCCGGCTACTTCATGCCCAACCGGCTCTTCTTTGGCAACCTGGGCACCATCCTCCTGTACGCTGTCGTGGGCACCGTGTGGAATGCGGCCACCACCGGGCTGTCCCTCTACGGCGTCTTCCTCAGCGGCCTGATGG GAGACCTGAAGGTCGGGCTGCTGGATTTCCTCCTGTTCGGGAGCCTGATAGCCGCCGTGGACCCAGTGGCCGTCCTGGCTGTGTTCGAGGAGGTGCACGTCAACGAGGTCCTATTCATCATCGTCTTTGGGGAGTCACTGCTGAACGACGCCGTCACTGTG gTCCTCTACAATGTGTTCGAATCTTTCGTGACGCTGGGTGGTGACAAGGTGACTGGCGTGGATTGCGTGAAAGGCATAG TGTCCTTCTTCGTGGTGAGCCTGGGGGGCACGCTTGTGGGGGTCGTCTTCGCCTTCCTGCTGTCGCTGGTGACCCGCTTCACCAAGCACGTGCGCATCATCGAGCCTGGCTTCGTCTTCGTCATCTCCTACCTGTCCTACCTCACCTCCGAGATGCTGTCACTGTCGGCCATCCTGGC CATCACCTTCTGCGGCATCTGCTGTCAGAAGTACGTGAAGGCCAACATCTCGGAACAGTCAGCCACCACCGTGCGCTACACCATGAAGATGCTGGCCAGTGGGGCAGAGACCATCATCTTCATGTTCCTGGGCATCTCAGCCGTGAACCCCCGCATCTGGAAGTGGAACACGGCCTTTGTGCTCCTGACACTGGTCTTCATCTCCGTGTACCGGGCCATTG GTGTGGTCCTGCAGACCTGGGTCCTGAACCGGTACCGGATGGTGCAGCTGGAAATCATAGACCAGGTGGTCATGTCCTACGGCGGCCTGCGAGGGGCCGTGGCCTTCGCTCTGGTCGTCCTTCTGGACGAGCAGAAGGTGAAGGAGCGGAACCTCTTCGTCAGCACCACCATCATCGTGGTCTTCTTCACGGTCGTCTTCCAG GGCCTGACCATCAAGCCCCTGGTGCAGTGGCTGAAGGTGAAAAGGAGCCAGCACCGGGAGCCCAAACTCAATGAGAAGCTGCATGGCCGG GCTTTCGACCACATCCTCTCTGCCATCGAGGACATATCAGGGCAAATTGGACACAACTATCTCAGAGATAA GTGGTCCAATTTCGATAGGAAATTCCTTAGCAAAATCCTTATGAGAAGGTCGGCACAGAAGTCACGAGATCGGATTCTGAATGTTTTCCACGAACTCAACTTGAAAGATGCCATTAGCTATGTGGCTGAG GGAGAACGCCGTGGGTCCCTGGCCTTCATCCGCTCCCCCAGCACTGACAACATGGTCAACGTGGACTTCAGCACACCGCGGCCCTCAACTGTGGAGGCCTCTGTCTCCTATCTCCT GAGGGAGAACGTCAGTGCCGTGTGCCTGGATATGCAGTCCCtagagcagagaaggaggagcaTCCGTGACACAGAGGACATGGCCACTCACCACACGCTGCAGCAGTACCTGTACAAGCCCCGGCAAGAG tacaAGCATCTCTACAGTCGGCACGAGCTAACTCCGAACGAAGACGAGAAGCAGGACAAGGAGATCTTCCACAGGACCATGAGGAAGCGCCTGGAATCCTTCAAGTCGGCCAAGCTTGGGATCAATCAGAACAAGAAGGCAGCGAAGCTGTACAAGAGGGAACGTGCCCAGAAGCGG aGAAATAGCAGCATTCCCAATGGGAAACTGCCCATGGAGAGCCCCGTGCACAATTTCACCATTAAGGAGAAAG ATTTGGAACTTTCAGACCCAGAGGAGGCCCCGGACTACGGTGCTGAAATGGGTGGAGGGATCGAGTTCCTGGCAAACGTCACACAGGACACCACGGCGACAGACTCCCCCTCAG GGATTGACAACCCCGTGTTCTCCCCGGATGAGGACCTGAGCACCCTCTCCAGGGTGCCACCCTGGCTGTCACCAGGGGAGACTGTGGTGCCCTCCCAGAGGGCCCGTGTGCAGATACCCTGCTCGCCGGGCAACTTCCACCGCCTGGCACCCTTCCGCCTCAGCAGCAAGTCCGTGGACTCCTTTCTGCAGGCCGATGCCCCCGAGGAGCAGCCCCGCACGACCCTCCCTGAGTCCACGCACAT GTGA
- the SLC9A3 gene encoding sodium/hydrogen exchanger 3 isoform X3 produces the protein MSGRGVPGPRCGLLLALLLALGALPRVRGVEEQSGGASQGFQVVSFKWHHVKDPYIIALWILVASLAKIGFHLSHKVTSVVPESALLIVLGLVLGGIVWAADHIASFTLTPTVFFFYLLPPIVLDAGYFMPNRLFFGNLGTILLYAVVGTVWNAATTGLSLYGVFLSGLMGDLKVGLLDFLLFGSLIAAVDPVAVLAVFEEVHVNEVLFIIVFGESLLNDAVTVVLYNVFESFVTLGGDKVTGVDCVKGIVSFFVVSLGGTLVGVVFAFLLSLVTRFTKHVRIIEPGFVFVISYLSYLTSEMLSLSAILAITFCGICCQKYVKANISEQSATTVRYTMKMLASGAETIIFMFLGISAVNPRIWKWNTAFVLLTLVFISVYRAIGVVLQTWVLNRYRMVQLEIIDQVVMSYGGLRGAVAFALVVLLDEQKVKERNLFVSTTIIVVFFTVVFQGLTIKPLVQWLKVKRSQHREPKLNEKLHGRAFDHILSAIEDISGQIGHNYLRDKWSNFDRKFLSKILMRRSAQKSRDRILNVFHELNLKDAISYVAEGERRGSLAFIRSPSTDNMVNVDFSTPRPSTVEASVSYLLRENVSAVCLDMQSLEQRRRSIRDTEDMATHHTLQQYLYKPRQEYKHLYSRHELTPNEDEKQDKEIFHRTMRKRLESFKSAKLGINQNKKAAKLYKRERAQKRRNSSIPNGKLPMESPVHNFTIKEKDLELSDPEEAPDYGAEMGGGIEFLANVTQDTTATDSPSGIDNPVFSPDEDLSTLSRVPPWLSPGETVVPSQRARVQIPCSPGNFHRLAPFRLSSKSVDSFLQADAPEEQPRTTLPESTHM, from the exons gcTTCCACCTGTCACACAAGGTCACCAGCGTCGTCCCCGAGAGTGCACTGCTCATCGTGCTGGGCCTGGTGCTGGGCGGCATCGTCTGGGCGGCCGACCACATCGCCTCCTTCACACTCACCCCCACTGTCTTCTTCTTCTACCTGCTGCCCCCCATCGTGCTGGACGCCGGCTACTTCATGCCCAACCGGCTCTTCTTTGGCAACCTGGGCACCATCCTCCTGTACGCTGTCGTGGGCACCGTGTGGAATGCGGCCACCACCGGGCTGTCCCTCTACGGCGTCTTCCTCAGCGGCCTGATGG GAGACCTGAAGGTCGGGCTGCTGGATTTCCTCCTGTTCGGGAGCCTGATAGCCGCCGTGGACCCAGTGGCCGTCCTGGCTGTGTTCGAGGAGGTGCACGTCAACGAGGTCCTATTCATCATCGTCTTTGGGGAGTCACTGCTGAACGACGCCGTCACTGTG gTCCTCTACAATGTGTTCGAATCTTTCGTGACGCTGGGTGGTGACAAGGTGACTGGCGTGGATTGCGTGAAAGGCATAG TGTCCTTCTTCGTGGTGAGCCTGGGGGGCACGCTTGTGGGGGTCGTCTTCGCCTTCCTGCTGTCGCTGGTGACCCGCTTCACCAAGCACGTGCGCATCATCGAGCCTGGCTTCGTCTTCGTCATCTCCTACCTGTCCTACCTCACCTCCGAGATGCTGTCACTGTCGGCCATCCTGGC CATCACCTTCTGCGGCATCTGCTGTCAGAAGTACGTGAAGGCCAACATCTCGGAACAGTCAGCCACCACCGTGCGCTACACCATGAAGATGCTGGCCAGTGGGGCAGAGACCATCATCTTCATGTTCCTGGGCATCTCAGCCGTGAACCCCCGCATCTGGAAGTGGAACACGGCCTTTGTGCTCCTGACACTGGTCTTCATCTCCGTGTACCGGGCCATTG GTGTGGTCCTGCAGACCTGGGTCCTGAACCGGTACCGGATGGTGCAGCTGGAAATCATAGACCAGGTGGTCATGTCCTACGGCGGCCTGCGAGGGGCCGTGGCCTTCGCTCTGGTCGTCCTTCTGGACGAGCAGAAGGTGAAGGAGCGGAACCTCTTCGTCAGCACCACCATCATCGTGGTCTTCTTCACGGTCGTCTTCCAG GGCCTGACCATCAAGCCCCTGGTGCAGTGGCTGAAGGTGAAAAGGAGCCAGCACCGGGAGCCCAAACTCAATGAGAAGCTGCATGGCCGG GCTTTCGACCACATCCTCTCTGCCATCGAGGACATATCAGGGCAAATTGGACACAACTATCTCAGAGATAA GTGGTCCAATTTCGATAGGAAATTCCTTAGCAAAATCCTTATGAGAAGGTCGGCACAGAAGTCACGAGATCGGATTCTGAATGTTTTCCACGAACTCAACTTGAAAGATGCCATTAGCTATGTGGCTGAG GGAGAACGCCGTGGGTCCCTGGCCTTCATCCGCTCCCCCAGCACTGACAACATGGTCAACGTGGACTTCAGCACACCGCGGCCCTCAACTGTGGAGGCCTCTGTCTCCTATCTCCT GAGGGAGAACGTCAGTGCCGTGTGCCTGGATATGCAGTCCCtagagcagagaaggaggagcaTCCGTGACACAGAGGACATGGCCACTCACCACACGCTGCAGCAGTACCTGTACAAGCCCCGGCAAGAG tacaAGCATCTCTACAGTCGGCACGAGCTAACTCCGAACGAAGACGAGAAGCAGGACAAGGAGATCTTCCACAGGACCATGAGGAAGCGCCTGGAATCCTTCAAGTCGGCCAAGCTTGGGATCAATCAGAACAAGAAGGCAGCGAAGCTGTACAAGAGGGAACGTGCCCAGAAGCGG aGAAATAGCAGCATTCCCAATGGGAAACTGCCCATGGAGAGCCCCGTGCACAATTTCACCATTAAGGAGAAAG ATTTGGAACTTTCAGACCCAGAGGAGGCCCCGGACTACGGTGCTGAAATGGGTGGAGGGATCGAGTTCCTGGCAAACGTCACACAGGACACCACGGCGACAGACTCCCCCTCAG GGATTGACAACCCCGTGTTCTCCCCGGATGAGGACCTGAGCACCCTCTCCAGGGTGCCACCCTGGCTGTCACCAGGGGAGACTGTGGTGCCCTCCCAGAGGGCCCGTGTGCAGATACCCTGCTCGCCGGGCAACTTCCACCGCCTGGCACCCTTCCGCCTCAGCAGCAAGTCCGTGGACTCCTTTCTGCAGGCCGATGCCCCCGAGGAGCAGCCCCGCACGACCCTCCCTGAGTCCACGCACATgtaa